The Anoplopoma fimbria isolate UVic2021 breed Golden Eagle Sablefish chromosome 10, Afim_UVic_2022, whole genome shotgun sequence sequence ACTGGTAGATGTAATAAGAGAATGTTTGTACAACATAGGCTTAAGTATTTGCTCTTCATTCGTTTCTCAGGTCGAGATTCTCACAGGGAAGGACAAAGGGAAGCAAGGAAAAGTGATCCAAGTCTTCAGACACAGAAACTGGGTTATGCTGGAGGGCCTGAACACAGTAAGGAACTACTGTTATCTGTTTCCTAGAGGTGTATCACATTATGTTTGGCGGTGCTGTTGAGACGATATTAAGTTGAGTGCTGTGATCCTGCAGTATGCATTTAAGCAATTTAGGATACAGAGATGACCTGTCAATTTGCTCATTTCCCCCAAAAGTTAACAGTAAAGTATCATGTTAGTTACTATTGTATCAGTGTCATAcactgtgtatttattatttcactCCACCAGATGGAGGCAGATGTCTAGTAGAACTTCAGGCTAAAACAAGCTGACAAAGTGCACTATGAGAAGACATTTGGCCACCACCTGTTAAGTTTTGAGAATTggaactgtttctgttttagcATTACAGGTATATTGGAAAAGCTGCGGATTATCGAGGGACGTACATTGCCAGTGAGGCTCCCCTCCTGCTCCGGGAGGTTGCACTCATTGACCCCTCAGACAGGTACAGTAAACCTTGCTACACTGCAAGATTAAGATTGTGGCTATCCATGTACACACCCACCTCAGAACCACAGATTATCATGCAAAATGAGCTGTAATCTTTTTCTAGATGGTCTTCAAACTACTTTCaggatataaataaaatagtctggggttatttactgtttataaatgttaatgATCTTTGGTTTCACAACAGATTAATTATGACATGCTGATATTAATCCTCCAGGAAGCCCACTGATGTGGAGTGGAAGTTcacagaggagggggagagagtcCGAGTGTCTCTCAGGACAGGTCGTATCATCCCGAAACCTGTTGTGGAGCGACGAGATGGCATCGTGCCGCAGCAGTGGAAAGGTGAGAGTGTGTGATTCTTTTCAGTAACAAGCTTATTCCACGTGTAGCTTAAAGTCAGCTCATAAAACTCTTTCCACCATCTTCAGACTTCTGAAAATAGGTGTCTGAGTGATAAAGTTGGACTGTTTTATAGTGGAAGGAACACATTTCATTCTAAAGACGCATTGGAAAGTTTAAACCTTTAGCGATGCCGAACAACCATCCAACCAATCATCTAAAGGCACTCTAAGGCAGAGTGTTCAGGTGCCTGCTCAAATGTATACCTTTTTATTCTTATGATTCTCAAGTATGTCTTTCTGCTACTACAGATGGTCCGAAAGACACCAGCCCAGAAGACACTCTAGAAAAAACCTATGTACCGTCTCTAAAAAccctggaggaggaagtgatggAGAAGCTGTGCATCCAGGAGGACAGAAGGCACAAACGCTCCTACTGGTACTGACCAGAGAAATCAGAGACACTCGGGCCCCATTGTTCTTTCCAGTTTTCACAAGGACTCTGAAGTCAccttgttttggtttgagtCGAGCAGAACGACATGTTAAAAAGAGACTATGAGGATGACATGAGTAAGGCAGATGGATGGTAAAATACTGGTGAAACAAACATATTATCGAGGAAATGACAGCTTTGTAAACATATGAGGAGGTGAAACAGACCTGCCACTTAAAATGTTTCCTGAATGGGCACAGTTTAAATCTTTCTCTATTTACAGCGTTAACAGAGTTTGAATTAACTTCCTGTCATTGTAattgtgaataaatgtaaaacgTAAATTAATggcatatatttttttgtatactgGAGGTTCAATTAACGTTTCAGTAGAGGAAGCTGATATATACAAACGACATTTGAATTACACCACAAGGTTTTCAAACTTAAGGGGTTGGCTCTGATTGATCAATATCTACGTGTAGTAATTTGGGAAGATAATATCCAATTTAGCAACTTTCCCCACGCCAGTCAAATACATCAAAAATATTCACTGAGCAGAAGTGAAACATTATTAATGACATAAGAACCTTTTGAAAGCTGTCGAGTAAGCTTGTATTGGAGCCGTCATCTGGAGAACAGCAGTGTTCACAGAACTAGTTCACAGAAAACAGTAGCTTCTGCACCCGGGGAGAATATATCACTTGACATTCAATGTTGTGAAATGATTCATACACATTGTACGTCTTAAAAGATTGGAAATTTAACATAATCTTTGTATTGGCAGGGTTAATAATGCTAATGGTTGCAGTCTGTTTGGATCGTTCAGAAGGCTGAAAATAGTCATATTATTTCACAGAAGCCCAGACAAGCTGCTCTCCAAAACTCAAAGCCTTTAGACAAATGAGTCTCTCTTTCCAATGTGTCTAGGAAACTGTGTGCAGAACGAAATTGCTTGGGAGGAGACTACACAGACTTGGTAGCTTCTCACTCACCTCATCTGACTTTTTATACACTGGCGCTGCATGTTACTCCTCTGACGTCTTACAGTTTTTGCATCAGTATGATCTCACTGAGGAAGTCCTTTGGTCATGACTTTATGATTTGGTTCTTTTCCATGACATACATTAACCAAAACAACCGTCGAAACACACTTACTGCATATTTAGTAAGATTTCAGTTTTACAGCTTTATTCACATTCagaataacctttttttttttctttttttttagaaagagaaagaaatctcAAATTTACATTACCATCTTTTGTGATCATAAAACTGTTCTTAGTTTCTTTTACTTACAGGTACATATTTCATAGTTTGGTTCCTATATGTCCTATAATTGACCCATAAAGCCCGTTAATTCTCCCCAAATCAATCCCAGTAAAAACCAAAGCAAAGAATGTCATTTTCAAAGCAATTCATTATAAAACTCCTGCCTTTCTCCTGCACACAAATAACTCATGTGTATAGTACTGCAAAGTAAAAAGTGATGATGAAAGTGAACTTAAATTTAAGAAAAGACATACTTTTGTAAATATGTTATATCTGAAGCGACAtaaactgattagaatttgatAAGAAACAAGTGataaaatgaagacacaaaTTATATCCTGGAAGTGTGGAGaaaattgaaacatttattcTGTCATGTAGGGAGATAAAATGTACtgaaaatataagaaaacagttaaaataatggCAAATTGTCCAAAATATTTTGCCCAAGATTTTTAATTTGGACTCATGTCATCAGCATTTTTAATAATCCTGGCTATAGCCTTTTAAAAGTGTGTTCaactttttcacttttacttaAAATAGCCCTTTGTAGCTATAAATATCCAGTTTTATCTGCATCtatcaaagagaagcagagtcTTCTTTAAGCTCCCCTCGGCTCCACATTTATCTGTGATTTATGAGGGAGGTGGTGAAATATGTTTCCCCCCGCGGGTTAACCACGAGTACTGATTCACCCGAGGACCAGGCCTGCCAGATCTCCAGCTGTAGAAGCAACTAACTTCGTTGCCAggcagtgacacaaaaaaacgaTGTGTCACAAATAATATTACTGCGTCAAAGTATCACAGTGGCTCTCCATACCCTACTTTCTGGTCGGCCCAGTAACATCATGCAAAAAGCATGGCGAGTGGTTGGTTTGGCCAGTGATTGGATGAGGGAAGCAGTTTTCCCAGACTGGTCCGTCATGAACCAGTTTGCCTCTACCATTTTGGGTCCAAGAAGGAATAAAAGCAGCCAGTCAGCGGAAAACAGGGTTTTGAGGTTTTGCTTTTATGGGCGGAAAATGATTCAAAGGCTGGTCGTCTTTCCTGTCATTGAATGAGTGTTGTATTGGATCCCAGTCTGGGCTTAGAGCACGGtgaagtttaatgttagtgaaGTGAAACCATTGTATtcctttatttgtctttattattttccattaacaCACGATGCCCAGATTTACGGCCGTCTTAACTTGTGCAGGGTGGAATAAGTTTTGAGAGTGCCCATAATGTCCTTTCTTCATTGTGGTGAGTTGACAGCAATTCTGGTAACCCAGTTAAATGAAACCGCTAAACATGACTCAAGCAGACTTaagaatacataaaaataaactgcaggCTGTTCTCTGCATTTTAGCTGAGTCATTTTTGCTTCTCAGCCACGTAAACTAATGAATCCCACCTGGTGGTGTATGTTTCAGTCACTGACAAAATGCTTTGGCAGTCAGATTAAAGTACCTTCAGTTGTTTTCACATAAGCAAAATTTGCTCCTGCCTGATAAAAGGTATTACAATGTCCTTAGAGTAGGACTCTCTTGAACATCTCCAGAACATCTGAAGACACTTTGAAACTAAATTTGAGTGTTCCTCTTGACTCACTTGATGATCTAAGCTCAGCTACAATATAATGATAGTGTCTAATTATAGGCTGGTTGTTTGAAGGCTGCTGGAAAATGTAACGTTAGCTTGTATGCAGGTCTGAGACACGGCTTGCATGCATGTCTACTGTAACTGTTTGGTTGAATTAAGTCGCTCTCAGTGGATTTTTGTATATGACCTCAGTATGTTACATTTGGGAGCTGAAAAAGGAAAGCAGAACACTGCTCTTACTTTTTCTGTCAGACTATTCGTTCCAATACCCATGCTACCATACTACATAGTCTGCTAGGAAAAATATTTAGCATGTCCTAATACATAGTATGGCAAATGCATAAGGCAAAGAATACCAGGAAGTTACTGCATAAGgttgcattttgcagtatgcaagccagcatgctttatCCTCATTCTGACACACAATCCTCTGAGCAGTGGATATTGTGTGGCACGGCGTTAGCCATTGGAAATAATGGATTACAGAGTGCAGAGGTGCTGTTGTTACGTTTAATCTGCAAACTTTCTGTTACTGGCATTACACAGGTTGGACCCGCTGGCCACCAGCCCGCTGTGACCCCCGGCGCAGGGGTTCGTGCTGGCTGAAACACTGCAATTTCAAGCTCATCACAAATTTAGTAACTTTTTTGGAGCTTTCCAATTTATCAAAAGATCTTCATCAGCAAGTTACTCTCTCCACTCTACagtcaggtcaaaggtcaaatgtcAGGAACAGCTGTGTAGAAAGCCTTACCTGGTTTGACTCTTTCTATCATTGAAGTTCCTCTTCTAAGGATGTCCATTGATTTCATGATACCACCCTGTTGTTGCAGACAAATAACATTAGAGAAGATGACGTCTTACTGTGAGCATAACTGCTGACTGGACTTGACTCAGTCTGGGTCACTGTGACAGTCCGTTATGGATGGACCATAAAGCATGCCTCTGATCTTTGCCTGCTCTCTGAGCTTTTACATTTCCTTCTCAGACAGTGCTGTTAGTATCTTGGTGTCAGATTCCTCAGGTGTGAAGCACCAACTGCTGCTGCCGGGCCACAGGACGACCCCTACAAAGCACCATTCACCCTGTCAGAAGGCATTGGTACGCACTTACCTTGACGTTATTCGTCTTCTGCATGTCTCTGttaaaaacagtataaacagATGGCAAGATACAGTAGTCAGCCAAGGAGATCCCtgaacatatactgtatgtaactgACAATGGGCTATAAATCTTCCACATTACTAACAGAGTGGAGACTCTGGTGGGTGCTGCGCGGCTGTATCCTCATTGATGACAGCTCCAGAGCTGGATTATCGACTGGGCTGGGTGGGCATCTGCTCCAGAGCCCAAACTGACAGGTTAAAGGTGTCATTATGCTTCTAACAAAGCGATTGTCTGAACAGGGTTATTACTGAAACAGTTGGCAGGATTCAAATTTTTCATTCGTCAAACTACTTCCGTCAACGTGCCTTCCAGGAGAGACATAAAGTGAGCAACGTTAGCCCCATGTGAATGATGATCTTATGAAACTGTCTGTGAAACCAGGCTTTTTAACATTAGCCATTTTTAACCACCAatttcatgtgttcatgttcaaaAAATTTGGTGGTGTGGAGCGTGGTCAAAGAGGCCCCCATGCAGGTTAATCTGGCCATGGATGGGACCACACATGCCTGCTTTATTGATCTTCAGCAGCATTAAACACTGAGACTGTTATATCATTCACCATTAGTCAAGAGCAACAACTTAAAACAAAAGTTGATGCTgtgtttgaatataaaatacatttatttttatgctaTTGAAGTATATTTGATGCCAGTAAATAGATATCGCTTTGACTTGATGCTATTTCTGGACATACCTCATTGAGTTTATCAGTCTCAAATCAAGTGCTGGTGTCAAACACACCCTGCTGATTGAAGTTACTAACTGACAGACTGCAGGATGCTGCAAACTGCTGTTGATGTATGCAAAGTTCTTCAAGGTGATTTAAGAAGACCAATAGTCCACTTAACTGCTTTGGGGAGGGGATACTGTCCGCTccatcaccctcctcctccagaatAGGTGACTGCAATACagtacctgcagcagcagcagcagcagaatcaGCAGCACCGTATTGCTGCTGCGCTGACTCCGAATGACGCTCAGTGCgtttgtcaaaaaataaaaaatatataataacacataAGCCATCACTCCTCACTTCATAGCCTATAACATCGGATATTTTAGATGTCACCCCTCCCAATCCCCTTTGACAGGCATGCGCAATCTCCATCCCGATTGTTGGGTGAAAAAGTGGGCAGTTCAGGATTTCATATCTGGCTTCACTTTCTCTCaactccctcctttcctccccgAGCATCGGACCCGTTCGGACAACACTCCCAACTCCCCTCGTACCTGCGCAGAGCATCCAGATCGGCTTTACTCCCATCAGGACAGTCGCACTGCAGCAAGCTGAGTGGAGCTGACGGCAAATACTTTTTACCCCTGACAAGTCAAACCATCCTGCATCAGCGGAAATGCTGCTGAGAAGAAGCCGGtaggttttttgtgtgtgtgtgtgtgtgtgtgtgtgtgtgtgtgtgttgtcctgcTCTCTTAATGATACGCAGTTCATGCGGTCCAAGTTCGGCTgaatttattgtaattttaaattataatgtcATTTAAGAAAATGACTCTCTTTACCAGTTAACTGCTTCACAGTAGTTATTATCCTCAGAGGAGGTCCTGACATTATGACCAGTGGTTTATTTTCTCCCCAGAAAATGTCAATTTCTGTAACTGACGCACTTAGTTAAGTACAACTTTCATCTAAATCGctttgtgattttttatttttttttggtttgtacaTTATGAACCCCCCACTGTGTTTTAGAAGAGCATATGGCTGGTTGTCATGTTTCTTAAGGGATTTTGCCTCTTCCACCTCTACCTGCATCTCATCGTCAGTCCCCATGTAGGGCGTTGTAATGATTTTTCACACAGGTGAACATGGGTGTCCatgaaactgaatgaaaaactGACAACATTAACTTAGTGCCCTCTGCATTTATAGAGAGCAACACCACTGCAGCacctatttatttttatttcaatgccATTTCCTCTGGCAGTTAAGCATGAATGCTGCTGAATTTAAACTCTGAAATGTTGCTCCTGTGCCCCGCAGGAGACACAAGAAGCCACTTTTTTGTCTTAAGTGCACATTTGGCCTCTTCAGTTCACTGTTTGTACCTCAGGGTTCAGGTAGATTCCACTAATGGAGAGGTAGAGATacagtaaaagagagagagatgacttAAGGATTCTCTCTCCTTTACTTAATGGTTCAGTGGCTCTCATATGGTCCAGTGGAGCAAGTCAAACTCAAAGCACTGATATGGTTCTCTTCCAATATCTGATCAAAATGTTATCAAACGTAGCCCTTGATCATCTAATCATAACTTTGGCTAAAttcaaaaccattaaaaatattaatttggtGGTCTAGTGTTGATGATGCCCAACATCATGTAATAAAAGAAGAATATCAGTAAAGTGTCAGTTCATTAGACGTAAATGTTGTAATTTACCTCATCCCTCATATTAACACTGATCTCTGTAGAGAAGATTTCTCACTAATTTATAAACACTCTGAAAATCAGTAGATAATATATAAATTGTCTGTGATGATGTGGCACATGCTGCATAGCAGCCAGGACAACGGATCCTACTACTGCAGGTAGCAGGTATGATGTTGAAGCTGGTGACCAAACAGTTGCAGGGAATGTAGATGAAGTTGTAACAGTTCTTGAGCAGGATGACAACTGAGTTGTAGTAGGAATAATTTAACATCTGGCCaagttttattcttttgaaTCGCTGCccacattttcaatatttttcagtgACAATTCTTtcacaataaatgataaatgaaaacaaaatggcacTTTCGGCTGAGAATATGAGATAGGGCAACAGAGTAAAACTGCTGCTAAATAAAACTTCACTTGCATAACATAATTACAAGTCTGTGTTGAAGCTAAAGTTGAAGAAGTTCATCAATATGGATTTTGTGTTGTGTTCCCCAAAGAAGATGCAGATATGGAGTTTGAAATTCCATATTCTAAACAGGAGTCAGGCCATTTGGTTCCTTATGAATAGTAAATTAATCTTCTTAGAATAAATGCTGGCATAAAAGCCAGCAGCCATGTTTGGATCTGTTGAAGCTGACAATGAATCAGATTTTGAATAATTGAACGCTGGTGACTGAATAGTGGACCTCAAATGAAAAAGTTCTTGATAGGAAAATGCCATTTAGTAGTTATTTTATTGCCACCCACTCTACTCAATGTATGGTTTTGCATGGTTTATAATGAGCTTGCCAAGGATGGGCTGTGGTCAGGTGTTTGTTTCATCCTTCAACTTGTTCCCAGGCACGTTGGGTGGTGAATCGTCTACTGGGTGGCTTTTCCATATTGGTCATCTTGTTGGAGGACAGACAGTGGGTTTATTGGAGATGTCTGCCAGGTTTGGGAGGTGGGAAGAGTCCCTTTGAGTGAGAAGAACTGTTCGGATGTGTGGAGGTGTTACGTTTGATGGTGAAGACTGTTGGAGGAGTTGTGTTGCCCTGTTAGGGCAGCTTACTTTAGATCTCTGGAGTTCTCCATGTTCATTGCTGAGATGACTGCACAACATCTGGAGCTCTGAGTTGTTTCTGAACTTGAGTTTTTGTATTAAGAAGGTTCATTGTTTGTTTCTGGTGCTAGGTTACTAGACGTGTCATCAGCGTAGCTGTTTTTGAGGGACCTGGTCTAAGGTGTGTTAATCATACAGAGGTCAGTTAAGCTAGGAGCATCTGATCCTTGTTCTGTCCTCTATCAACACTTTGAAGGTGAATTCTAACCTCCGTTTGTTGACCAGAAATCTGACCATGACCCATATAGACTTAGAAAGGCAGgagttgaattaaaaaaagacatgacaCAGATGTTGGTGGCAAAATCGCAGTGTCCTAAATGTTACATCAGTCTAGCCACTTCTGAAAACCTGTGATTTTAAATTAGATGTTTTCTACTAGGTCTTTGAAGTAGATAAAGTGGAGGAGAGTAAGGAGAGCCTGTGAGAaaactgttacattttaaatttaggAAAGATTATGTGCCAAAGTACTCCCTGAACTGCCCATCAATTTACTTTGTTATTATAGTTTGGATTGGACCAACTTTTAAATCTTTGTGCCTTTTTGAAGAAAGTTGTACCTTTGATTAAGTAATTTATGCTGCACTTCATTCTGTGTATCTTCAGTTTGAACTCTGTAACATGTAACCACAGTCTTGTTGATGTTTATAGAAATAAAGCCTCAACACTCATGTGGTAGACAGAAACTTATATACCAGAGTATATAGTTCCAACTTTTAAAACCTGATTACTGTGCATTTAAGGAGATCCTTACTGTATTTTATCATAGACTCATCACTGCCAAAGCCCGTCCCGGCTCAGCGCTCCACAGATCCGTCTCCGTATGTTTGACCTGGCCAAACTAAGATCAGgaggtttttttcctgcatgttgAGGGGAGAGGAGGTTTGCCTGAGTTGACCTTGATGCCGACAGAGTACTGCAGAGGCCACCCACGAGATGTAGTGAGCAAGCTTTAGCTGTCAGTGCAGCACTGGCAGGAATCTCAGCATCTGACTTCTTTATTCAcattattcattacatttaaatttaaagttgAAACCGTTAAAGGTATGATATGTAGGGTTATGTGGTTTTGACTGATGCCAGTCTACTTTTTCTTACTTGTATGTCTCTGCAGGAGCTGGAGACTGGATTAGTTCTGCTTGTGAATAATGCATTGGCTGCAGTTTCTAGACTTGTAAATGCAGTGGGTGGCATTGATTTTTTAGCTTGACTTGTCTTCATTGTTACTCTCATTAAAaagagcagagctgcagagtgCCTGGAGACGACGACGCCAAAGACTTTTGGATCTAAAAAAGTCTCAAAATAATCAGTGGCAGGATTTTCtcctctgtcatcagtgtgaatgcacaaacacaactcatGCACAAGCCCACTCTCACAGCAGTGATACCATTTGAAACAGTGTGCAGTGTCTTAATGTGGCCTTTTGT is a genomic window containing:
- the mrpl24 gene encoding probable 39S ribosomal protein L24, mitochondrial, whose protein sequence is MLIAVLVGAAPCDIDINRGTMRLTALLSMAARVVVPKDYRFGTNRPWMPAAKRLNPPGRKRRKVFVEPLAPEDWSVLRGDMVEILTGKDKGKQGKVIQVFRHRNWVMLEGLNTHYRYIGKAADYRGTYIASEAPLLLREVALIDPSDRKPTDVEWKFTEEGERVRVSLRTGRIIPKPVVERRDGIVPQQWKDGPKDTSPEDTLEKTYVPSLKTLEEEVMEKLCIQEDRRHKRSYWY